The genomic window CGATCCCGTGGTACGAGGTCATGAAGCGGCAGCCCAGCGAGGCGCCTTCGAGGAAGCCGACCCCGTCAGGCATTTTGACCAGGTTGAGGTCGGCGTAGGGGATGCCGACATACGAACCGTACCCACCATGATAGGTGACTCCCGGGATGAGCGGCGTGTTGCAGATGTTGGAGTTGCCCGAGCGGCAGAGCTCGCAGGTGCCGTCGCCCTGGCTGAACGGAACGAGCACGCGATCGCCCTTCTTGAAGTCCTTGACCTCTTTGCCGACTTCCTGGACCACGCCGCAGAACTCGTGGCCCATGATCATCGGCATGCTGGGCGTAAGGCCCACCCAGGTCCAGTCGCCTGACCACAGATGCCAATCGGAGCGGCAGATACCCTCGGCGGCGGTCTTGATGATCGCGCCATTTGGAGGACACTGCGGATCGGGCATGTCCCTGACGACCAGCGGTTTGCGAACGCCTTCCATGACTGCAGCTTTCATTGTGTCCTCCTTCTTGGAGCCGAACCTGCGTGCGGCCAAACCTTCGTATAGCGCCACGCCCCGAGACTGGCAACCTGTTTCTCATCACGCGGCGAGCGCCGACAGCGTGCGCTGGTAGGCGGCGAGGTCGGCCGCATCGACCTCTACGCGAAAGAGGTCCGCACCCGCCTCGGCGTCGGCCGCAAGCCGCTCGCGCGCCCCGGCGACGTCGCCCGCGTAGCCCGTCTCGTCCAGGAGACGAGGCGAGACCGCCTCGGCGCCGGCCTTCGAGCCGCCCGACGCCCATGCCTCGCGAATCCGGCGCACGTCGTCACCGAAGCCCAGGCGCGTGAGCTGCTCGGCATAGAAGGTGCCCATCCGGGCGGCGTAGAACGAGAGCGTGCCCGCCTGGGCGGCACGCGCCCGGTCCGGATCATTGGTCACGTGAATGGTGCTCGGCGACTTGACCATGAGGGAGACCGGGTCGCGCCCGGCGCTCGCCGCCATCGCGCGGAACTCCGCGATCGATTCCTTGAGCCGCCCAAGCGGTATCATCACCGGCAGCCATCCGTCCGCTTTTTGCGCCGTGAACTCGACGCTCCTGCGGTTGAGCGAGGCGATATAGACTGGCACGTGCCTCCGCGGCGGCTCGAAGCGCAGCGTAAAGCCGCGTTTCAGCTTGAAGAGCTTGCCGTCGTAGTTGAGCGGCTCTCCGGCCATCAGCAGGTTGATGATATCGACGTACTCGCGAAGGCGTGTGAGCGGCGGGTTGAACGCGACGCCATGGAAATGCTCGATCACCTGCGGACCGCTGGTGCCGAGCCCGATAATCATGCGCCCGCCGCTCAGCTCGTCGAGCGTCGCGAAATGCTGCGCCAGCGCGCCCGGCGTGCGCGAGTAGGTGTTGACGATCCCGGTCGCGAGCGCAATCCGCCGGGTGTGCTCGGCGAGGAGCGTGAGGCTGGTGAAGGCGTCGCGGCCCCACGCCTCGGCGACCCAGATCGAATGCACGCCGGCGTCGTCGGCGGCCTTCGCGCGATCGATCATGCCCTTGAAGTCGGGCTTGCCCTGCCAGTTCACGCCGAGCGAGATTTTATAAGCCATCGCGTTTACCAACCCTCGCGGCGCTCAGACGCCGGAGATGATTTCAGTTTATCGCACTGTCTTCTAGGTCGAAACGTCGTCCTCCGCTGACGCCGCGGCCGTGCCATCGGCTATCTCGTAGGTGGCGTTCTGCCGCGAGCTAATCCACACCAGTCCGGCTATGAGATACGCAAGGAAGAGATAGGGAAAAATACTGTAGGGCCACGTGGGGACAGGATAGACGCTGCCTACCGCGGGGAACAGCAGCATCACGGCTGCGACGGCGGCGAGCGCATAATCGCGGCCGCGCACGATGCCCTGGTTTTTGAGATAGGCAGGTGCAGCGATCGAGACCAGGAAATAGGCGGCAATGAACCCGAACGCGGTCAACGAGCCTCCGTAGCCGACGATATCGAGGAGCTGCGTGCCCGGCACGAGAGCAGAGCGGCCGGAATGATGAGGAACAGCGCGCTCATTATCGTGACGGCAACGTGCGGCGTCTCATGCACCGCGTGAGCGGCGCCTACTGCCGGATGCAGGGTGCCGTTGCGGCTCAGCGAGTACAGAATCCGCGCGCTGGCGTTGACGCAGGCGCAAACCGCGGCGAACGAGCCGATCATCGCGCCCAATGAGAGCGGCACGATCAGCGCCGGCATCCCGACCACGCCCGCAAGGATGTTGATCGGCGTATCGACCTTGTCCAGCGTCGTCTTGTACCCGGCAAAGCCCAGCACCTCGGTGTACGCGAACAGGACGAACAGGATGCCGCTCAGCAGCAATCCGACGATCAACGCGCGCGGAATGGTCACGAGCGGATCCTTCGCCTCCTCGCCAAACGCCGTGGGGTTCTCGAACCCGACGAGGCTGAAAATTGCGATATTCACGCCGATCGCGACTCCGGCGACGGTCGATCCCTTCAGACTGAGCTGTCCCGGGTCAAGGGCGAAACGATGCCGCAGCAGGACGCCCGCGCACACGATCAGTACGAGTGTCAGCGAAACGCCCTCGAACGCGAGCATCACGATACTCGAGAGCTGCACGTCCTTGTACGCGAGCAGCCAGACCACGAAGACCACGATCGCGAAGGTCAGTAGAGCCGGAACGTGCAACCCCACCGTGCCGAGCACGGCGTTGGCAAAGATCGTGAACCCGGCAACGCCGGGAATCCCGTCGAACAGGTAAGCCCAAACGAGGCACCATGCGGAGATGCCGCCGGCCGTGTTGCCAAGCCCCGTCACCGTGTACGCGTGCATCGATCCGGTCGTCGCTGACCGGCGGGCGAACTGGTTGAGGTTCAGCGCCACGAACAGCAGCATCGCCGCTCCGAACAGGTATGCGAGCCAGCTGGCGTTGCCGGCCGCGCCGAACATCAGCGGCATGATCAGAACCGCCGTCAGCGTCGGCGCGATGTTCGCGACCGCGATCGCCGACAGCTCGACGAAGTTAAGGCATCCCGCGCGCAAATCGTGTGCGCCGGCGATTTTTGGCGAGACTTCCACGAGAGGCTATTCCTTGTAGCGCCCTGTCTGTGCAACTGTCGAGCGCGGCCCGCCGGCAGCGCGGCGCCGCCCGATAGAACCTTCATCAAACGATAATCGGCGCGCAAAGCCGGCCGCGATTCGCGCACTTTTCGCCAGCGGTCATACAGGCTAAAATTGAATCGTGCGGATGACGCGGGGCGCAGCGGCCTCTGGCCGCGTCGCAGGTAGTCTTCAAGTGCCGGCCGACAACGAAACTGAAAACAAATCCGCGATCGTGCGCAAAACCGACGACGGCGGTGACAAGCTCGCCGGACGCAGGGTCGTCGTCGATTTCACGCTGTTGCGCCGCTACGGCGGACGCAACTTCCGCGACCTCGGCGGCCATCCGACCAGCGAAGGCAAACGCACGCGCAGCAACATGGTCTTCCGCTCGGCGCATCTGGCCGAGGTTCCCGAGGAAAGCCCGATACGTTCGGCCGGGCTCCGCACCGTGGTCACGCTCCAGAGCCGTACGGAGATTTCGATCCTCGGACCGCCGCACGCCGACGTGATGCGCGAGGTGCGCTGGGAGCATATCCCGATCGGCGATCGATGGTTTCGCGAGCGCGAGCCGATAAGCCTGATTCCCGGCCGCGAACATCACGCGATCATCCACGACTTCCGCGAGGATTGGCGGACGTTCTTCAATATCCTCGCCGAACGCGAGGTTTACCCGCTGCTGTTCCATTGCTCGGCGGGGCGCGACCGCACGGGCGTGGGCGCGGCGATGCTGCTCGAGCTGCTCGGCGTGAGCCGTGAGCGCATAGTCGCCGATTTCCTCGAAAGCAACCTCGTATTTCCGAAAATGCCGCTGGCCGCGGCGCAACTCGAGCCGGTATTCGAGTTGATCGACGAATCCGGCGGTATCGATGCCTTCATGATCGAAGGCATCGGGCTCGACAGCTCCGACCTCGCCGCGATCCGCCAAGATCTGCTCGAAGACCTGCTCGAAGATCCCTCGGCGTCCGACGACGCTTCCGGCCGCGACGACGAATAAGCGATTACGGGTGCGCCGGGGGCGCTCCTATTTGCCCTTCCACTGCGGCGCGCGCTTCTCGGCAAATGCGCGCGCGCCCTCGCGCGCGTCCTCGGTGTCCTGCAGCCACTTGTAGAGCTCGCGTTCGAGCCTCAGCCCGTCGGCGAGCGGCATGTCGAGGCCGCGCATCACCGCCTGCTTGATCCGCTGCACCCCAAGCGGCGCGCTCTTGCAGATCTCGCCCGCGATCTCCTCGCACTTCGCCATCAGGCCGCTCATCGGCACCACGTGATCGACGAGTCCCAGACGCAGCGCCTCGGCGGCGCCGATTCGATTACCCGTGTAGAGCATCTCGAGCGCGCGCCCGAGCGGAATCAGCCGCGGCAGGCGCTGCGTGCCCCCGCCCCCGGGGAGCCATCCAAGACGCACCTCGCCAAGCCCGAACTGCGCGTGCTCGGCGGCCACGCGGATGTCGCAGCAGAGCGCCTGCTCGAGCCCGCCGCCGTTGGCGTGGCCGTTGATCGCCACGATGATCGGTTTGGTAAGCTCGAACATCACCGGATACGGCGCGTCGAGCAGTTCTTCGTTGGGCTGCTCGACGTAGTTGGACTTGATGTCGCTGCCGGCGCAGAACGCGCGCTCGCCCGCGCCGGTGAAGATCGCGACCCGGAGCGCCGGGTCCTTGCCGAACTCGCGCCAGATTTGCGAGAGGCGCCCGTAGGTCTCGAAGTCGCAGGCGTTGAGCCGCTCGGGACGATTGATCGTGACGTAGGCGATCGGCCCCCTCTTTTCGAACAGCACTTTCATCGGACGATCCTCCCTGCTCTTTCCCCTCTTTTAGCACCTCTCGCTTTCCGCGATCACGTCACGCAAGGCGCCCGGAAACGAAAAGGGCCGCACAACTGGCGGCCCCTTGTAACTGATGCGCGGCGGCAGACGGGGCTCAGGCGGGCATGTAGCCGTCGCGCAGCAGCGACTTCGCGATAATCATCCGCTGCACCTCGCTCGTGCCCTCGCCGATTTCCGCCAGCTTGGCGTCGCGCATGAAGCGCTCGACCGGGAATTCGGCCATGTAGCCGTAGCCGCCGTGGATCTGCACTGCTTTAATCGTCGTCCACATCGCGGTCTCCGAGGCGAACAGCTTGGCCATCGCGGCCTCGCGTCCGTAAGGCTTGCCCTTGTCCTTGAGCTCCGCGGCGCGACACATCAGCACCCACGACGCGTCGATCCGCGTCGCCATGTCAGCCAGCATCCACTGGATTGCCTGGAAGTCCGCAATCCGTTTGCCGAACTGCCTGCGCTCCTTGGCATAGGCGGTCGCTTCCTCGAAGGCACCGCGCGCGATTCCCGCGGCGAAGCCTGCAATTCCGATTCGCCCGCCCTCGAGCACCTTGAGCGTCTGGCTATAGCCCTCGCCCAACTCGCCGATCAGGTTGCTTGCGGGCACCGTGACGTTGTCGAAAATCACCTCGGCGGTGTCCGAGGCGCGAAGCCCCAGTTTTTCGATTCGCCGCCCGTTGGAAAGGCCGAGCGTGCCGCGCTCGACGATGAAGGCCGAAACGCCCGAGCGCTTCCTGGCGGGGTCCGTCACCGCCATCACTACATAAACGTCGCCGACCGAGCCGTTGGTGATGAACATCTTGGCGCCGTTGATGACGAAGTTGTCGCCCTTGCGCACCGCGCGGGTCTGCATCGCGGCCGCATCCGAGCCCGATCCGGGTTCGGTCAGGCACCACGCGCCGAGCTTTTTCGCCGCGACCATGTCGGGCAGGTAGTGCGCACGATGCTCGTCGGCGGCGAACAAGTTGATGTGGCCGCTTGAGAGCGACATGTGCGCCGCGCAGGTGAGTCCGACCGAAGCGTCGTAGCGCGAGAGACCCTCGACCACCAGTGCCTGGCTGAGCGTGTCGGCGCCGCCGCCGCCGAAGCGCTCAGGGAACGCGATGCCGAGAAAGCCGAGCTCGCCAAGATGACCGATGACTTCGCGCGGGAAGATCTCCTCCTTGTCCCACTTGGCGGAGTTGGGCTTGATCTCGCGCTCGGCGAACTGGCGCAGCGTATCGCGAATCGTGCGCTGCTCGTCGCTAAGATTGAAGTTCATCGCAGGGATTCCATCGGGATCGCGCCGTCTCGGGCGTCACTCGCGTGGACGCACGTGCTCGCGCACCCACTTGACGATATCTTCGGTTGAAGCGCCGGGCGTGAAGACTTCCTTGACGCCCGCCTCGCGCAACTTGAGCGCGTCGTCTTCGGGGATGATCCCGCCGCCGAAGACCGCGAT from Candidatus Binataceae bacterium includes these protein-coding regions:
- a CDS encoding LLM class flavin-dependent oxidoreductase, with protein sequence MAYKISLGVNWQGKPDFKGMIDRAKAADDAGVHSIWVAEAWGRDAFTSLTLLAEHTRRIALATGIVNTYSRTPGALAQHFATLDELSGGRMIIGLGTSGPQVIEHFHGVAFNPPLTRLREYVDIINLLMAGEPLNYDGKLFKLKRGFTLRFEPPRRHVPVYIASLNRRSVEFTAQKADGWLPVMIPLGRLKESIAEFRAMAASAGRDPVSLMVKSPSTIHVTNDPDRARAAQAGTLSFYAARMGTFYAEQLTRLGFGDDVRRIREAWASGGSKAGAEAVSPRLLDETGYAGDVAGARERLAADAEAGADLFRVEVDAADLAAYQRTLSALAA
- a CDS encoding APC family permease — its product is MEVSPKIAGAHDLRAGCLNFVELSAIAVANIAPTLTAVLIMPLMFGAAGNASWLAYLFGAAMLLFVALNLNQFARRSATTGSMHAYTVTGLGNTAGGISAWCLVWAYLFDGIPGVAGFTIFANAVLGTVGLHVPALLTFAIVVFVVWLLAYKDVQLSSIVMLAFEGVSLTLVLIVCAGVLLRHRFALDPGQLSLKGSTVAGVAIGVNIAIFSLVGFENPTAFGEEAKDPLVTIPRALIVGLLLSGILFVLFAYTEVLGFAGYKTTLDKVDTPINILAGVVGMPALIVPLSLGAMIGSFAAVCACVNASARILYSLSRNGTLHPAVGAAHAVHETPHVAVTIMSALFLIIPAALLSCRARSSSISSATEAR
- a CDS encoding tyrosine-protein phosphatase yields the protein MPADNETENKSAIVRKTDDGGDKLAGRRVVVDFTLLRRYGGRNFRDLGGHPTSEGKRTRSNMVFRSAHLAEVPEESPIRSAGLRTVVTLQSRTEISILGPPHADVMREVRWEHIPIGDRWFREREPISLIPGREHHAIIHDFREDWRTFFNILAEREVYPLLFHCSAGRDRTGVGAAMLLELLGVSRERIVADFLESNLVFPKMPLAAAQLEPVFELIDESGGIDAFMIEGIGLDSSDLAAIRQDLLEDLLEDPSASDDASGRDDE
- a CDS encoding enoyl-CoA hydratase-related protein; translated protein: MKVLFEKRGPIAYVTINRPERLNACDFETYGRLSQIWREFGKDPALRVAIFTGAGERAFCAGSDIKSNYVEQPNEELLDAPYPVMFELTKPIIVAINGHANGGGLEQALCCDIRVAAEHAQFGLGEVRLGWLPGGGGTQRLPRLIPLGRALEMLYTGNRIGAAEALRLGLVDHVVPMSGLMAKCEEIAGEICKSAPLGVQRIKQAVMRGLDMPLADGLRLERELYKWLQDTEDAREGARAFAEKRAPQWKGK
- a CDS encoding acyl-CoA dehydrogenase family protein — protein: MNFNLSDEQRTIRDTLRQFAEREIKPNSAKWDKEEIFPREVIGHLGELGFLGIAFPERFGGGGADTLSQALVVEGLSRYDASVGLTCAAHMSLSSGHINLFAADEHRAHYLPDMVAAKKLGAWCLTEPGSGSDAAAMQTRAVRKGDNFVINGAKMFITNGSVGDVYVVMAVTDPARKRSGVSAFIVERGTLGLSNGRRIEKLGLRASDTAEVIFDNVTVPASNLIGELGEGYSQTLKVLEGGRIGIAGFAAGIARGAFEEATAYAKERRQFGKRIADFQAIQWMLADMATRIDASWVLMCRAAELKDKGKPYGREAAMAKLFASETAMWTTIKAVQIHGGYGYMAEFPVERFMRDAKLAEIGEGTSEVQRMIIAKSLLRDGYMPA